The following coding sequences lie in one Dehalococcoidia bacterium genomic window:
- a CDS encoding metallophosphoesterase family protein — MRVLVVADVHANLAAFESVLAHAETRGPIDVIWALGDLVGYGPEPGACLELLRRYPHVAVAGNHDRAAGGQIGTEDFNAYAAAAVRWTASVLTSEEAAYLKALPDAETIGDFTLVHGSLRDPTWEYVISSEAASGHLERQTTPYGLIGHSHLQLTFVEFGPDRVRGSLMGDGDVLELADHRVVANPGGLGQPRDGDPRTCYALLDTDARRLSFHRIEYDIARTQRKMRLAGLPEYLIERLARGR; from the coding sequence GTGAGAGTCCTGGTGGTGGCGGACGTCCACGCGAACCTCGCCGCCTTCGAAAGTGTCCTCGCCCATGCGGAAACTCGCGGCCCTATCGACGTCATATGGGCGCTCGGAGACCTGGTGGGCTACGGCCCCGAGCCGGGCGCCTGCCTGGAGCTGCTACGGCGCTATCCTCACGTGGCGGTCGCGGGCAACCATGACCGCGCCGCCGGCGGCCAGATCGGCACCGAGGACTTCAACGCTTACGCGGCGGCGGCCGTGCGCTGGACGGCGAGCGTGCTGACGAGCGAGGAGGCGGCGTACCTGAAGGCCCTTCCGGACGCGGAGACCATCGGCGATTTCACTCTTGTCCACGGGAGCCTGCGCGACCCGACCTGGGAGTACGTCATCAGCTCGGAGGCGGCCAGCGGCCACCTGGAACGCCAGACTACCCCTTACGGGCTCATCGGCCACTCACACCTGCAGCTCACGTTCGTCGAGTTCGGGCCCGACCGCGTGCGCGGGAGCCTGATGGGCGATGGCGACGTCCTGGAGCTGGCGGACCACCGCGTGGTGGCCAATCCGGGCGGCCTGGGCCAGCCACGCGACGGCGATCCGCGCACCTGTTACGCGCTGCTCGACACCGATGCGCGCCGCTTGAGCTTCCATCGCATCGAGTACGATATCGCCCGCACCCAGAGGAAGATGCGACTCGCGGGACTGCCGGAGTACCTGATCGAAAGGCTGGCGCGCGGCCGATGA
- a CDS encoding D-2-hydroxyacid dehydrogenase, which translates to MTRVVVTFALEPELVDEIKAVAPSIEVEVLGQEARRLFRGEARYPSELQAVTGLDELTSALREAEVLFSFWGGAISRLEDFRDRAPKLRWVQLTHAGAERVDPKLIAQGITFTTAGGLAATPIAEFVMAYVLMFSKGWPGLFRAQREHRYTRFMPREVLGKTIGIVGMGYIGGEVARLGKAFGCRVLGMRRSFTARGLDPIADEAVPPSDLPYLLSESDFVVIAAPLTPETRGMIGEAELRQMKRTAYLINIARGPLVDERGLIAALREGTIAGAGLDVFEREPLPPESELWDLDNVILSPHISGGTEIYNKRATAIFCDNLRRFLAGQPLMNVVDPERGY; encoded by the coding sequence ATGACCAGAGTAGTCGTTACGTTTGCCCTCGAGCCTGAGCTGGTGGACGAGATAAAGGCGGTGGCTCCCAGTATCGAAGTGGAGGTCCTGGGCCAGGAAGCCCGGCGGCTCTTCCGGGGCGAGGCGCGTTACCCGAGCGAGCTCCAGGCCGTCACCGGCCTCGATGAGCTCACCAGCGCCCTCCGGGAGGCCGAGGTATTGTTCAGCTTCTGGGGCGGCGCCATCTCCCGCCTGGAGGACTTTCGCGACCGGGCGCCGAAGCTGCGCTGGGTCCAACTCACCCACGCGGGCGCCGAACGCGTAGACCCGAAGCTGATCGCCCAGGGCATCACCTTCACGACGGCGGGCGGCCTGGCCGCGACGCCGATCGCCGAGTTCGTGATGGCGTACGTCCTCATGTTTTCCAAGGGGTGGCCAGGCCTCTTTCGCGCCCAGAGGGAGCACCGATATACGCGGTTCATGCCGCGCGAGGTGCTCGGCAAGACGATCGGCATCGTCGGCATGGGCTACATCGGCGGGGAGGTGGCCCGCCTGGGCAAGGCCTTCGGCTGCCGCGTGCTCGGCATGCGCCGTTCGTTCACGGCCCGCGGCCTTGACCCCATCGCTGACGAGGCCGTGCCGCCTTCGGACCTGCCTTATCTCCTCTCGGAAAGCGACTTCGTCGTCATCGCGGCGCCGCTCACGCCGGAAACGCGGGGCATGATCGGCGAGGCGGAGTTGCGGCAGATGAAACGGACCGCCTACCTGATCAATATCGCCCGCGGCCCCCTGGTGGACGAACGCGGCCTCATCGCGGCCCTGCGCGAGGGGACGATTGCCGGCGCTGGCCTCGACGTCTTCGAGCGCGAGCCCCTCCCGCCGGAGAGCGAGCTCTGGGACCTCGATAACGTCATACTTAGTCCTCACATCTCGGGAGGCACCGAGATCTACAACAAGCGCGCCACGGCGATCTTCTGCGACAACCTGCGGCGGTTCCTGGCGGGCCAGCCACTGATGAACGTCGTCGACCCCGAACGCGGCTACTGA
- the thiL gene encoding thiamine-phosphate kinase, translating to MKVSEAGEFGLIELLCRELGVPYPPSPESVPRPGFIVDLGDDAAVMEPSADATVWTTDTLVEGVHFLPSRTSWRNTGWKAIAVNVSDVAAMGGTPGTALVTLCLPPEFCLEHAVELYRGMRECCEAYGVTVSGGDIVRSPVFTVTVAVSGVVRRGPDGGFAVLRRNACRPGDAVAVSGTLGDAAAGVLLLGAGGAAAAAAASLIEAQERPRPRLDVSARAVAAGLRCGMDVSDGLLQDAGHIARASGVRIRLEAGAVPLSPTLLSAFPERALELALTGGEDYQLLLCGARGVIEGLIVEGADLTIIGDALEGEPGVTVIGEDGLERHYPATGWDHFRSGPRA from the coding sequence ATGAAGGTCTCGGAAGCCGGCGAGTTCGGCCTAATCGAGCTGTTGTGCCGCGAGCTCGGCGTGCCCTACCCGCCCTCGCCGGAGTCGGTGCCGCGCCCCGGGTTCATCGTGGACCTCGGCGACGACGCGGCCGTAATGGAGCCCTCGGCCGACGCCACGGTCTGGACGACGGACACGCTCGTCGAGGGCGTGCACTTCCTGCCCTCGCGCACCTCCTGGCGCAACACCGGCTGGAAGGCCATTGCCGTAAACGTGAGCGATGTCGCGGCCATGGGCGGGACGCCCGGGACCGCCCTCGTCACGCTGTGCCTGCCCCCCGAATTCTGCCTGGAACACGCTGTCGAGCTTTACCGCGGCATGCGGGAATGCTGCGAGGCCTACGGCGTCACCGTCAGCGGTGGAGACATAGTGCGGTCACCCGTGTTCACCGTGACCGTGGCGGTGAGCGGCGTCGTACGCCGCGGCCCGGACGGCGGCTTTGCCGTGCTGCGCCGGAATGCCTGCCGGCCCGGGGACGCCGTCGCCGTCAGCGGTACCCTCGGGGACGCTGCCGCGGGCGTGCTGCTGCTCGGCGCCGGCGGCGCGGCAGCGGCAGCGGCAGCCAGCCTCATCGAGGCGCAGGAAAGGCCCCGCCCCCGCCTCGACGTGTCGGCGCGCGCCGTGGCGGCGGGCCTGAGGTGCGGCATGGACGTGAGCGATGGGCTGCTGCAGGATGCGGGCCACATCGCGCGCGCCAGCGGCGTGCGGATTCGCCTGGAGGCGGGCGCCGTCCCGCTCAGTCCCACGTTGCTTTCGGCCTTCCCGGAGCGCGCGCTGGAGTTGGCCCTTACCGGTGGCGAGGACTACCAACTCCTACTCTGCGGCGCCAGGGGAGTGATCGAAGGCTTGATCGTGGAGGGAGCCGACCTCACCATCATCGGAGACGCTCTCGAGGGAGAGCCCGGCGTGACAGTGATCGGCGAGGACGGGCTGGAGCGACACTATCCGGCAACCGGTTGGGACCACTTCCGGAGCGGCCCGCGGGCGTGA